The following coding sequences are from one Culicoidibacter larvae window:
- a CDS encoding NmrA family NAD(P)-binding protein, translating into MRILITGTLGNIGSAVADYLITGGNKVLLGDISLTDLNERYPNQDCCYFDFTKAETFDDALDNVDRVFLMRPPHLGRPEDLEPFIQAMDDKKIQLVVFLSLMGVETNTRPPHHKIEKIIKSHQIPYSFLRPSFFMQNLSGVHSEEIRIKNEIFIPAGKSKCSFIDADDIGYAASVILHDADKHQNTAYTLTGPDSLNYYQVAEQMSQLFKRTITYKKPSILRFRQYMIHKRHLDKTYVNVMCALYLMTRLGAAEAVNDVFYQLTGRQPHTLKDFLIRESASFNQ; encoded by the coding sequence ATGCGTATATTAATTACTGGTACACTCGGTAATATTGGTAGTGCCGTAGCAGACTATTTGATTACCGGTGGAAACAAGGTACTTCTTGGTGATATTTCACTCACCGATTTAAATGAACGTTATCCTAATCAAGATTGTTGTTATTTTGATTTTACTAAAGCAGAAACTTTCGATGACGCTTTAGATAATGTTGATCGCGTCTTTTTGATGCGACCACCCCATTTGGGCCGTCCTGAGGATTTAGAACCATTTATTCAAGCTATGGATGATAAAAAGATACAATTAGTTGTTTTCCTATCATTGATGGGGGTCGAAACAAATACCCGACCGCCTCATCACAAAATTGAAAAAATTATTAAATCGCATCAAATCCCTTATTCATTTCTACGACCAAGTTTCTTTATGCAAAATCTATCGGGCGTCCACAGCGAAGAAATAAGAATTAAAAATGAAATTTTTATTCCTGCCGGCAAAAGTAAATGCAGCTTTATTGATGCAGATGATATTGGTTATGCTGCCAGTGTTATTCTGCATGACGCTGATAAGCACCAAAATACTGCTTACACTTTAACCGGTCCCGATTCATTAAATTATTATCAAGTCGCTGAACAAATGTCACAACTCTTCAAAAGAACAATCACTTATAAAAAGCCTTCTATTTTACGGTTTCGTCAGTACATGATTCATAAGCGACATCTTGATAAAACTTATGTCAATGTTATGTGTGCCCTCTATCTTATGACCCGTCTGGGTGCAGCCGAAGCTGTCAATGACGTTTTTTATCAGTTAACTGGTCGCCAGCCGCATACACTAAAAGATTTTCTAATACGCGAATCCGCTTCTTTTAATCAGTAA
- a CDS encoding bifunctional folylpolyglutamate synthase/dihydrofolate synthase: MQDLIQFVMSQRNGHDGIAVERMEELFTAAKVRYQDLRYVHITGTNGKGSTAAFVSSILTEAGYKVGTFSSPHVISMTERIAIGKPISEARLTELIADNLDFIKEYRLTFFEITFLLAIIWFLEEAVDYAVIEVGIGGRYDATNVIMPVVCGITNVGLDHQGVLGDTKEEIAVQKIGIAKGDVPVFTTEEQESVLAVFHQYSNAVVEVPISRGWELQLVGDFQQKNASLAAAMTAYLGIDDATIRSGLAKTFLPGRMQLIRIQPQVYVDVAHNGSAIEQTIPFLKQLPEAPLIVLGANKQKDYLRMLSLLKQAGFTVIGCHFNDVKSAVFDEVPYFDDIETAFSWAQTQGWQTIIFTGSFYFIDEVIEKISQI; encoded by the coding sequence ATGCAAGATTTAATTCAATTTGTCATGTCACAACGTAATGGTCATGATGGTATTGCAGTTGAGCGAATGGAAGAGCTATTCACCGCCGCAAAGGTTCGCTATCAGGATTTACGCTATGTACATATTACCGGTACTAATGGCAAGGGTTCCACGGCAGCTTTTGTGAGCAGTATTTTGACCGAGGCTGGTTACAAAGTAGGTACGTTCTCTTCACCGCATGTTATTTCGATGACAGAGCGAATAGCTATTGGCAAGCCAATCAGTGAAGCGCGATTGACCGAACTAATTGCTGATAATCTTGATTTTATTAAAGAATATCGTTTGACTTTTTTTGAAATTACTTTTTTGCTGGCAATCATTTGGTTCTTAGAAGAAGCGGTTGACTATGCTGTTATTGAAGTTGGTATCGGCGGTCGCTATGATGCAACTAATGTGATAATGCCGGTTGTTTGTGGTATTACCAATGTCGGTCTTGATCATCAGGGTGTGCTGGGTGATACTAAAGAGGAAATAGCAGTGCAAAAAATTGGGATTGCTAAGGGCGATGTGCCGGTTTTTACGACCGAAGAGCAGGAATCGGTTTTGGCAGTGTTTCATCAGTATAGTAACGCGGTCGTTGAAGTTCCCATTTCGCGGGGATGGGAACTTCAACTGGTGGGTGATTTTCAACAAAAGAATGCCAGTCTGGCCGCAGCAATGACAGCATATTTGGGAATTGATGATGCAACAATTAGAAGCGGACTCGCCAAGACGTTTTTACCTGGTCGGATGCAACTGATTCGCATTCAGCCACAAGTGTATGTTGATGTTGCACATAATGGTTCGGCTATTGAACAAACAATTCCTTTCCTAAAACAATTACCGGAAGCTCCACTTATTGTTTTAGGGGCAAATAAGCAGAAGGATTACTTGCGCATGCTGAGTTTGCTGAAGCAAGCTGGGTTCACCGTTATTGGCTGTCATTTCAATGATGTTAAGAGCGCGGTGTTTGATGAAGTGCCATACTTTGATGATATTGAGACAGCTTTTTCTTGGGCACAAACACAAGGTTGGCAAACGATAATCTTCACTGGGTCTTTCTATTTTATAGATGAAGTTATTGAAAAAATCAGTCAAATTTAG
- the mfd gene encoding transcription-repair coupling factor, producing MMNVLTYLQETTIAKWASEARRDSLAVFGIQPLALQTYAASLQREGHTILLASSLYQAQRIYESFGDDYANIHLFAADEFISAQLLASSPELLIERVLTLAQLVDSHEPQLVITHVAGICKHIVSPEQFKTYSMNLKTGIELAPETIIRQLVEAGYKRESLVLEAGTFAVRGGIIDIFALNHDDPIRIEFFGDEIDSLRFFDCESQRSKNEIDAVTVIPFVDYINETTTASIVEYLPDAHVVFYEYPKVEQTFEHMLTDAESLLEEHKILPFTDLDVVTAKNGHSFLAVSMHDLPDGVSVHQAHVRNYDDYRSIDYNFDIIIGELQKKLEAGWTIIYTSANNEIIPFFTENEYQFIEDAQQLRPGIISIIESDNHHSESFEEDKIYVVAHELFEARASTKKKKKHTPIMRDYGQVIERLEELSKGDYIVHEQHGIGRYLGITTLETNGGMQDYLDIEYADNGKLYIPVNKIHLIQKYVGSEAVVPKLNKLGSNQWQKQRAKVSANMNDIADKLLQLYAERERTPGFAFGPDTPEQERFEAAFPYTETPDQLQAIIDTKNDMERPVPMERLVCGDVGFGKTEVAFRAAFKAIDYGKQVVMLAPTTILAKQHYENAVERFKDFPVNIRMMSRLVPQSLQEETKRSLKIGGIDLVIGTHRVLSQDIEFKDLGLVVIDEEHRFGVENKERLKEFKTNVDVLSMSATPIPRTLQMSIVGARDMTLLETPPQNRYPIQTYVVEEHDSIVRDSIERELARKGQVFLLHNKVQSIERMAAKIQRLVPDARVIFAHGQMPKALLEDIIDDFVHKQYDVLVSTTIIETGIDIPNANTLLVQDADRMGLAQLYQLRGRVGRSDRIAYSYFMYPKKKVLTEVATKRLHTIKEFTELGSGFKIAMRDLAIRGAGDILGAKQSGFIDTVGFEMYTRMLKETLVEKGLQQKDEVSAVPASKVGLGRDIELDIRVDAYIPDYYISDESVKVEVYKQLDKVKDEQSYLQIQDQFADRFGELPEAVEELILCFYLRNLAKQTDVMMISQTRNKMQMQFSKTASGKLDRHALHFLAKNLKNKLEIEYTGVGMLKLSVTTIKQKPKEWLHVACITLEHIKKMQQGGR from the coding sequence ATGATGAATGTATTAACATACTTACAAGAAACAACAATTGCAAAATGGGCAAGCGAGGCACGCCGTGACTCGCTTGCTGTTTTTGGCATTCAGCCGTTGGCGTTGCAGACATATGCGGCGTCATTGCAGCGTGAGGGACATACAATTTTGCTGGCATCATCTTTATATCAAGCGCAGCGTATTTATGAGTCTTTTGGTGATGATTACGCTAATATTCATTTGTTTGCTGCTGACGAGTTTATTAGTGCCCAGCTTTTGGCATCATCACCGGAGCTGCTGATTGAGCGGGTGTTAACTTTAGCACAGTTGGTTGATAGTCATGAGCCGCAATTGGTGATTACCCACGTTGCCGGTATTTGCAAGCATATTGTTTCGCCGGAACAATTTAAGACATACAGCATGAATTTAAAGACGGGAATTGAATTGGCGCCGGAGACGATTATTCGGCAGTTAGTTGAGGCTGGTTACAAACGTGAGAGCTTGGTGCTTGAAGCCGGAACTTTTGCAGTTCGCGGTGGAATTATTGATATTTTTGCGCTCAATCATGATGATCCGATCAGAATTGAGTTTTTTGGTGATGAGATTGATTCTTTACGCTTTTTTGATTGTGAGAGTCAACGCAGTAAAAATGAAATCGATGCAGTAACGGTTATTCCTTTTGTTGATTATATTAATGAGACGACGACGGCAAGTATTGTTGAATATTTGCCGGATGCCCATGTGGTTTTCTATGAATATCCAAAAGTTGAGCAGACCTTTGAACATATGTTAACCGATGCTGAAAGTTTGTTGGAAGAACACAAAATTTTACCGTTTACTGATTTGGATGTGGTGACGGCAAAGAACGGGCATAGTTTTCTGGCGGTTTCAATGCATGATTTGCCGGATGGTGTTTCGGTGCATCAGGCGCATGTGCGGAATTATGATGATTATCGGTCAATTGATTATAATTTTGATATTATTATCGGTGAGTTGCAGAAGAAGCTTGAGGCTGGTTGGACAATCATTTATACTTCAGCTAACAATGAAATTATTCCCTTCTTTACTGAAAATGAGTATCAGTTTATTGAGGACGCGCAACAGCTGCGACCTGGGATTATTTCAATTATTGAGAGTGATAACCACCATAGTGAGTCTTTTGAAGAGGATAAAATTTATGTGGTTGCACATGAATTATTTGAAGCGCGGGCATCGACGAAGAAGAAAAAGAAACATACGCCGATTATGCGTGACTATGGCCAAGTTATTGAGCGACTTGAAGAGCTTTCAAAAGGCGATTATATTGTTCACGAACAACATGGGATTGGTCGTTATTTAGGTATCACTACTTTGGAAACTAATGGTGGTATGCAAGATTACTTGGATATTGAGTATGCTGATAATGGTAAGCTTTATATTCCGGTTAATAAGATTCATTTGATTCAGAAGTATGTTGGTTCTGAGGCAGTAGTGCCGAAGTTGAATAAGTTAGGCAGCAACCAGTGGCAGAAACAACGAGCTAAGGTATCGGCTAATATGAATGATATTGCTGATAAATTGCTACAGCTTTATGCTGAACGCGAGCGCACCCCAGGCTTTGCCTTTGGTCCGGATACACCGGAGCAGGAGCGTTTTGAGGCAGCATTTCCTTACACGGAAACGCCGGACCAGTTACAAGCAATTATTGATACTAAAAATGATATGGAACGCCCAGTGCCAATGGAGCGTTTAGTTTGTGGTGATGTTGGGTTTGGCAAAACTGAAGTTGCCTTCAGGGCTGCTTTTAAGGCCATTGATTACGGCAAGCAAGTGGTTATGCTGGCGCCGACAACAATCTTGGCTAAACAGCATTACGAGAATGCAGTGGAACGGTTTAAAGATTTTCCGGTAAATATTCGTATGATGAGCCGGTTGGTGCCACAGTCGTTGCAGGAGGAAACTAAACGTTCGCTGAAAATTGGCGGTATTGATTTGGTGATAGGGACGCACCGGGTGTTGAGTCAGGATATTGAGTTCAAGGATTTGGGTTTGGTGGTTATTGACGAAGAACATCGCTTTGGGGTTGAGAATAAGGAACGCCTAAAAGAGTTTAAAACCAATGTAGATGTTCTTTCGATGAGTGCGACACCAATTCCGAGAACTTTGCAGATGTCAATTGTTGGTGCGCGGGATATGACTTTACTGGAAACACCGCCGCAAAACCGATATCCAATTCAGACTTATGTGGTTGAAGAACATGATAGTATCGTTCGTGATTCGATTGAAAGGGAACTTGCCCGCAAGGGTCAAGTTTTCTTGCTCCATAATAAAGTGCAGTCAATAGAACGAATGGCAGCTAAAATTCAGCGTCTAGTACCTGATGCCCGCGTTATATTTGCTCATGGTCAAATGCCTAAGGCGCTGCTGGAAGATATTATTGATGATTTTGTGCATAAGCAATATGATGTATTGGTAAGTACAACGATTATTGAAACAGGTATTGATATTCCTAATGCCAATACTTTGCTGGTGCAAGATGCTGACCGGATGGGGCTGGCACAGCTCTATCAATTACGCGGACGCGTCGGACGAAGTGACCGGATTGCATATAGTTACTTTATGTATCCGAAAAAGAAAGTGTTAACTGAAGTGGCTACTAAGCGTTTGCATACGATTAAGGAGTTTACTGAGCTCGGCAGCGGCTTTAAAATTGCGATGCGCGATTTAGCAATTCGCGGTGCCGGTGATATTTTGGGTGCTAAACAAAGTGGCTTTATTGATACTGTTGGTTTTGAGATGTATACACGTATGTTGAAAGAGACCTTAGTAGAGAAGGGCTTACAGCAAAAAGATGAAGTATCGGCAGTTCCGGCAAGCAAAGTCGGACTTGGCCGTGATATTGAATTGGATATCCGGGTAGATGCCTATATTCCTGATTATTACATTAGTGATGAATCAGTGAAGGTTGAAGTTTATAAACAATTGGATAAAGTGAAAGATGAGCAATCTTATTTACAAATCCAGGACCAATTTGCCGATCGCTTCGGCGAGTTGCCCGAAGCGGTCGAAGAGCTTATTCTCTGTTTCTATCTGCGCAATTTAGCGAAGCAAACAGATGTTATGATGATTAGCCAAACCCGGAATAAGATGCAAATGCAATTCAGTAAAACGGCAAGCGGGAAACTGGATCGTCATGCGCTCCATTTTCTGGCTAAAAACTTAAAGAATAAACTGGAGATTGAATACACTGGTGTTGGTATGCTGAAATTATCAGTGACAACAATCAAGCAGAAACCAAAAGAGTGGCTCCACGTTGCTTGTATTACCCTAGAACACATTAAAAAGATGCAGCAGGGGGGGCGTTAG
- the pth gene encoding aminoacyl-tRNA hydrolase has product MKIFVGLGNPGKKYQNNRHNVGFMAIDYIAAAWGIDVTKNQFSGLYGEGFVGTEKVALLKPQTYMNLSGQSVRSCADYFDVDDEDIVVLYDDMDIACGTMRVRAQGSAGGHNGMKSIISHLGTQAFPRFRIGIDRPINQSVVDYVLDDFYKVQMELVQDLLPEVERAATMFVKEDIIKVMNDFNKKV; this is encoded by the coding sequence ATGAAAATTTTTGTCGGTCTCGGTAATCCGGGGAAGAAATACCAAAACAATCGCCATAATGTTGGCTTTATGGCAATTGACTATATTGCTGCTGCCTGGGGAATCGATGTTACCAAAAATCAGTTTTCCGGATTGTACGGTGAAGGCTTCGTTGGTACCGAAAAAGTAGCCTTGTTAAAACCACAGACATATATGAATTTATCAGGACAAAGCGTACGCAGCTGTGCTGATTATTTTGATGTTGATGATGAAGATATTGTTGTGCTTTACGATGATATGGATATTGCTTGCGGAACAATGCGGGTTCGTGCCCAAGGATCGGCTGGCGGCCATAATGGTATGAAATCAATAATCAGCCATCTAGGCACGCAAGCATTTCCGCGATTCCGCATTGGTATTGACCGACCGATTAATCAATCGGTCGTCGACTATGTGCTGGATGATTTTTATAAAGTACAAATGGAGTTAGTACAAGATTTGTTACCGGAAGTTGAACGGGCGGCAACAATGTTTGTGAAAGAGGATATCATTAAAGTAATGAATGATTTTAATAAGAAGGTATAG
- a CDS encoding putative ABC transporter permease: MFEAELVKQRSLSKNNNSFYLWTTVLFEFLVFSFLGWIVETIDVLIVAGEWTWRGLIAYGLPMIHIYGLGGLIIVYVFGRLRDKPITFFLITTLTMTAFELFSSYFEEALTGLRTWDYSDKLFSFFDGRICLSSSLGWGLLSVFVLYFVHPFLLAFEEKVPRKILYPIVWAVGIYTMICIYIQYF, translated from the coding sequence GTGTTTGAAGCAGAACTTGTAAAGCAACGGTCACTGTCAAAAAACAATAATTCATTCTATTTATGGACAACAGTTTTGTTTGAATTTCTTGTTTTTTCTTTCCTTGGCTGGATTGTAGAGACCATCGACGTCTTGATTGTTGCAGGCGAATGGACTTGGCGTGGCTTAATTGCTTATGGCTTACCAATGATTCATATCTATGGACTCGGTGGCCTGATTATTGTCTATGTTTTCGGTCGTCTACGCGATAAACCAATCACCTTCTTTTTGATTACCACACTGACTATGACCGCATTCGAGTTATTCAGCAGTTATTTTGAAGAAGCATTAACCGGGCTGCGTACCTGGGATTATTCCGATAAACTATTTAGTTTCTTTGATGGCCGCATTTGTTTGTCATCATCGCTTGGCTGGGGCCTGCTCTCGGTGTTTGTACTCTACTTTGTACATCCATTCCTGCTTGCCTTCGAGGAAAAAGTACCGCGGAAAATATTATACCCGATTGTATGGGCCGTCGGTATCTATACGATGATTTGTATTTATATTCAATATTTTTAG
- a CDS encoding ribose-phosphate diphosphokinase, whose protein sequence is MASNMQIFSLSANQKLAEEIAQAVGIGLSDCEVKHFADGEINIDIRESVRGNHVYIVQPTCNPVNDNLMEVLIMIDALKRASAKTINVVMPYYGYARQDRKAKAREPITAKLVANLITSAGATRVLTMDLHASQIQGFFDIPIDDFRAMPIIADYFLKKELDNIVVVSPDHGGATRARKLADRLDAPLAIIDKRRPRPNVAEVMGIIGDVEGKNAIIIDDMIDTAGSICNAVDALVKKGAKDVYTACTHAVLSGEAINRIQASSMIELVTTNTIPLSEEKQIDKIRVLSVGHLLGQAVKRVYENEPVSALFDHLEKKTKY, encoded by the coding sequence ATGGCGAGTAATATGCAAATATTTAGTCTGTCAGCAAATCAGAAATTAGCAGAGGAAATTGCACAGGCGGTAGGTATTGGATTAAGTGATTGTGAAGTAAAACACTTTGCTGATGGCGAAATTAATATCGATATCCGTGAATCAGTGCGGGGAAATCACGTTTACATTGTTCAGCCAACCTGTAATCCGGTTAACGATAACCTTATGGAAGTATTGATTATGATTGATGCTTTGAAGCGGGCATCAGCAAAAACAATTAATGTGGTTATGCCATATTACGGTTATGCCCGTCAGGATCGTAAAGCAAAAGCCCGTGAACCGATTACCGCAAAGTTAGTTGCTAACTTAATTACTTCTGCCGGCGCTACACGAGTACTAACGATGGACTTACATGCCAGTCAGATTCAGGGGTTCTTTGATATTCCGATTGACGACTTCCGGGCGATGCCGATTATTGCTGACTATTTCTTGAAAAAAGAGCTAGACAATATTGTTGTTGTATCACCGGATCATGGTGGTGCGACCCGTGCCCGCAAATTAGCTGACCGCCTTGATGCGCCGCTGGCAATTATCGATAAACGCCGGCCGCGTCCGAACGTTGCTGAAGTTATGGGTATCATTGGTGATGTTGAGGGCAAGAATGCAATCATCATCGACGATATGATTGATACTGCCGGAAGTATTTGTAACGCTGTAGATGCATTAGTGAAAAAGGGTGCTAAAGACGTTTACACGGCTTGTACCCATGCGGTGCTTTCAGGGGAAGCTATCAACCGCATTCAGGCAAGCTCAATGATAGAGTTGGTAACTACCAACACAATTCCGCTTTCGGAGGAAAAACAAATTGATAAAATCCGTGTTCTTTCAGTCGGTCATTTACTGGGACAAGCAGTAAAACGGGTATACGAAAACGAACCGGTAAGTGCATTATTCGACCATTTAGAAAAAAAGACCAAATATTAA
- the glmU gene encoding bifunctional UDP-N-acetylglucosamine diphosphorylase/glucosamine-1-phosphate N-acetyltransferase GlmU, translating to MRTAIILAAGKGTRMRSNQPKVVHAILQKPMLAHVVDHLREAQVERIIAIVGHEADKVKECVTGVEFVYQNEQLGTGHAVLQAEQLLGDVDGNTMVICGDTPLIYAETIENIFNYHEAQRAKATILTAQVDNPTGYGRIIRDQTEHVLGSVEEKDASPQERLIQEINTGTYCFAIKELFWALNQVTNDNAQGEYYLPDVLKILADADYPVRGYKTNDFEQTLGINDRVALANAERIMRERINTFWMREGVTIINPDSTYIGSDVKIGSDTIIYPNTHIYGKSVIGSDVVIGPDCYIHESTIADYAYVHQSVIHDSSVGSHTSVGPYAHLRNNTAVGEHVRVGNFVEMKNTQFGSHSGSAHLAYLGDAEVGERVNIGCGSITVNYDGEKKHKTIIDDDVFVGCNSNLIAPITIGAGAYIAAGSTLTDDVPDDALAIARERQTNKLGYAEKLKPKKK from the coding sequence ATGCGAACAGCAATAATTTTAGCAGCCGGTAAGGGCACAAGAATGCGTTCAAACCAGCCAAAAGTTGTGCATGCAATTTTACAGAAGCCAATGCTTGCACATGTTGTTGATCATTTGCGTGAGGCTCAGGTTGAGCGAATCATCGCAATTGTCGGCCACGAAGCAGATAAAGTAAAGGAATGTGTAACTGGCGTAGAGTTTGTCTACCAGAATGAACAACTGGGTACCGGACATGCCGTTCTTCAGGCAGAACAATTGTTAGGCGATGTAGATGGTAATACTATGGTCATCTGCGGCGATACACCATTAATTTATGCTGAAACAATTGAAAATATCTTTAATTATCATGAAGCGCAGCGGGCAAAAGCAACAATTTTGACCGCACAGGTTGATAACCCAACCGGGTATGGCCGTATTATTCGTGATCAAACTGAGCATGTGCTCGGCAGTGTTGAGGAAAAGGATGCCAGTCCACAAGAACGGCTGATTCAGGAAATCAATACCGGAACCTATTGCTTTGCGATTAAGGAGTTGTTTTGGGCACTTAATCAAGTTACTAATGATAATGCCCAGGGTGAGTATTATTTGCCAGATGTTTTAAAAATACTGGCAGATGCTGATTACCCGGTTCGAGGATATAAAACCAATGACTTTGAACAAACTTTAGGAATTAACGACCGCGTGGCGCTGGCAAATGCTGAGCGCATCATGCGGGAACGGATTAATACATTCTGGATGCGTGAAGGGGTAACGATTATTAACCCGGATAGCACTTATATCGGCAGCGATGTTAAAATCGGCAGTGATACGATTATTTATCCAAACACGCATATTTATGGTAAGTCAGTAATCGGCAGTGACGTAGTCATTGGACCGGATTGCTATATTCATGAAAGTACAATTGCGGATTATGCATATGTACATCAAAGTGTTATTCATGATTCAAGCGTTGGCAGCCATACATCAGTTGGTCCTTATGCACATTTGCGTAACAATACTGCAGTTGGTGAACATGTACGGGTTGGTAACTTTGTGGAAATGAAAAATACTCAATTTGGCAGTCATTCCGGATCAGCACATCTGGCGTACTTAGGTGATGCAGAAGTTGGCGAACGGGTCAACATTGGCTGTGGGTCAATCACAGTGAACTATGATGGTGAGAAAAAGCACAAAACCATCATTGATGATGATGTTTTTGTTGGTTGCAACAGCAACCTGATCGCACCGATTACAATCGGTGCGGGAGCCTACATCGCAGCCGGCTCAACGCTGACTGACGATGTACCGGATGACGCACTGGCGATTGCCAGAGAGCGTCAGACTAATAAGTTGGGGTATGCTGAAAAGCTGAAACCAAAGAAAAAATAA
- the spoVG gene encoding septation regulator SpoVG: MNITNVRVRLVEKEGRMKAVVSVTLDDCFVVHDIRIIKGDGGLFVAMPSRRLSTGEFRDIAHPINAETRKLFEDAILEEYQKVLEESVEQV, translated from the coding sequence ATGAATATTACAAATGTAAGAGTACGACTTGTTGAAAAAGAGGGTCGTATGAAAGCTGTTGTTTCAGTAACATTGGATGATTGTTTCGTGGTACACGATATCCGTATCATTAAAGGAGACGGTGGTTTATTTGTAGCAATGCCATCGAGACGGCTTAGCACCGGAGAATTCCGTGACATTGCCCATCCGATTAATGCAGAAACACGTAAGTTGTTTGAAGATGCTATTTTAGAGGAGTATCAAAAAGTTTTAGAGGAGTCAGTTGAACAAGTTTAA
- a CDS encoding sensor protein KdpD — MNEYNNDNKLPTPDNPESKDKLKLFLGYAPGVGKTYMMLSEANRRKKRGKHVVAGYIEFHNRPETLEQLGTIPVIPRKKITVDDHIYEEPDIEHIINQRPDLVLIDELAHKNAPGSKNEYRYQDVLALINAGISVYTTMNIEHVESLNDVIEQITGVVVEETLPDSVIDLVDEIVIVDITPDALRNRLQRGQIYKPEIIDNALQSFFRKGNLTALRELTLRQIADDVDDDLQVYMREKNIKENWSVNERIMVAISAHPASKTLIRRGARMAKRLKCELFVVDVEATHIFEPKPDKKRLEQLHTYRCLAQRLGAKTVTLTGRSIAGELADFAIEKQISKLIIGHSNRTNWQNIIRGSIANQLLKALRNTEIIVVPSKYE; from the coding sequence ATGAATGAGTACAACAACGATAATAAGCTACCAACGCCAGATAATCCGGAAAGCAAGGATAAATTAAAACTTTTCTTAGGCTACGCTCCCGGTGTTGGTAAAACATATATGATGCTCAGTGAGGCCAATCGAAGAAAAAAACGCGGTAAACACGTAGTTGCCGGATACATAGAATTTCATAATCGTCCGGAAACACTGGAACAACTCGGGACAATCCCGGTTATTCCAAGAAAAAAAATAACTGTTGATGACCACATATACGAAGAACCAGATATTGAACACATCATTAACCAACGCCCCGATTTAGTACTTATTGACGAACTCGCTCACAAGAATGCGCCTGGCTCAAAAAACGAATACCGCTACCAGGATGTGCTTGCACTCATCAATGCCGGTATCAGTGTGTACACAACCATGAACATCGAGCATGTAGAAAGCTTAAATGATGTTATTGAACAAATCACCGGCGTAGTAGTTGAAGAAACCCTGCCTGATAGCGTCATTGATCTCGTTGATGAAATTGTTATTGTAGATATAACTCCTGATGCATTACGCAACCGATTACAGCGCGGTCAAATATATAAACCGGAAATTATTGACAACGCTTTGCAAAGTTTCTTCCGCAAAGGCAATTTAACTGCTCTTCGTGAACTGACATTGCGGCAAATTGCCGATGACGTTGATGACGATTTGCAAGTTTATATGCGTGAAAAAAACATTAAGGAGAATTGGAGTGTCAATGAACGCATCATGGTTGCTATCTCTGCACACCCCGCCTCAAAAACACTCATCCGCCGCGGTGCCCGGATGGCTAAACGCTTAAAATGCGAACTCTTTGTAGTTGATGTCGAAGCAACTCATATTTTCGAGCCTAAACCAGATAAAAAACGACTTGAGCAACTTCATACCTATCGTTGTCTTGCTCAACGCCTTGGTGCTAAAACCGTTACCCTTACAGGTCGCTCTATTGCCGGTGAACTCGCTGATTTTGCAATTGAAAAACAAATCAGCAAATTAATTATCGGTCATAGCAACCGCACCAATTGGCAAAATATTATTCGTGGCTCAATTGCCAACCAATTACTGAAAGCATTAAGAAATACCGAAATAATAGTTGTCCCATCTAAATATGAATAG